Genomic window (Arachis hypogaea cultivar Tifrunner chromosome 13, arahy.Tifrunner.gnm2.J5K5, whole genome shotgun sequence):
agcaaaaactgcaagtatgtaagttctcaaaaaaacaaagcctgtcttctttttgaattgttcgggtgtatttcttaaatttcTTTGGGTGTATTCTAGGTTGAGTCCgtctgattcgaatatgatggttgtgagggaacagaCACCGTCGGAAGCGCTTGCAATATGAGTTTTCCAataatatttcaaccttataaccttattattttcaaaggcgttgttaacctttcatttttcttcttgtttagagtcccgattcaggtttttgtgccggcatcccaaacaaccactgagacagattttgaaccaacccctatgctacagattgaagggactacagaaacgtaagaaatagtattgagtgtatatttgtttagagtttgggtgtatattagctaacagtttgggtgtatattgttcatgattagttttttttacgccgtgattaattttttgtaactgtgcagcactcctgaaacccccaaacaacttcaagagaccacacccacggttcccccagctccaactaaaatgtaagttcatcagactaaaatcaatctttgcttatcatccgtatattcttattcttattcttatttttatacatgacgcagtcatccagacgcagaagacgctgctaccctgttgatgatggcacgggcagcatcctatgttcctaaaacagatccaggggtgccatcattcagccttggattgactgattcaagccaggagggggcgtcaacgcaggagacagaaagggaaAAATCTCCAGAAGCTGCGAATTTGATAGAACAATTGGACAGTTTGGTCCAAAGAATAGCAAGCAGCGCGGCGAAGGGAAAAAACACaagtccacaaattcagagggagactgggggagaaagttctgcaaagtttgaaactcctgggggaatgaatcaaattccagatgatatgaaacaaaagtgctacatctgggggatgagactgaaggaagatgcagatggcaatactaacgagtatgaggaaatgtgcactctgattggccaaggagaatacattttgatgagaatGCACCTTGCCTCCCTACAGGCAAAAAGTGGtatagaatctcaggtaatattagaataacattaatctttttacaccaaagtcaatTACAATGcttattaatgtaaaattgattttggcatatatttctagattgtatctgccatctgcctcatcctcaacaacaaaaatgaaaagaggtttaaagaacaaatatactgtctcccccccgatattgtggtaagtgttacttctccgaactttgggtgtattttctgtattgatttgggtgtattttttaggtTCCATTGGGTGTAAGTTTAGTATTTCATTTCTTGATTCGCAATTCTTGCAGTGCATGGCACTTTCGGATCACCCAAACGGGAAATTCGTATCACCGAAAACGAAAaaggaattcagggtggaagcctacccgagtttcattcccttcatagatagaaaaaaattgacttcgcacccatatgtaagtttttgtttgctaaatttgttagtatgcttatttacttatttgcaaaataaaataacacactgttcacgtgtggcaatccttcagatttttgcccCTGTCTGCTACTCggggcattggtggttatggctgataaAAACAAGAAAGCGAAAATGtcaaatacttgacccgctacacaaaaaagctccCACTGATGAGAGAAAGGccattaataaattcactgtaagttgcctctgtcttctttactttaatagataggtctatttCTTTAGTTCtgatgggtgtatattgtccattcagttgggtgtatcttgtccattcattcgggtgtattactgatttgttttcgtATTTAAGGGATAcgtattttcaagattgataacatatgccggcggggaacctctgcagaaaggggagagggagaaggaaattaaatcaccatatgttaaaatatcaggccaaaaaacaaggtataaatttgtgactctgaacattaaacttttgtaaatgagatttgtaatttattttcttcgttttcagctatgactgcgctgTGTACGTTATGAAGTGAATGGAgttaattgagccggaaaacatcaaaaaggggaagtatcaatgggataattggccacaggtaactgtctttagaaccatataactctgtattactttactgaattaatattgctgtttaaacagaatatactttttaattgtaggaggaggtggaccactatagagtggagtacgcttcccggatactattcagtgagatgaatacACAGAGAAATcgggcaattagagagagtagtgctataaggctgtcgaagccatcctctaTATTATTaagtccgttttgtcagattaattctgctgatatagaaaTTGGGTAATCCAACTGCTtggtagtttgtaaattgaacaaataatgtaaatatttgccatttatcaacaacttctattccatgtatattttttcccatagttaaactatctgtgctggtaaactgtctgtgatgtattcaaaagctgtattacaggtggtaaaatatgaaggaaaaatcaaggcatatataaacgcaaattataaactgttacacccaacgcaagtctaataatacacccaagattgcataaaatatacacccaaactgtctgtgctgtattcaaaatgtatgaattacatgtactaaaatatgaagaaaaacatcaaatcaaatataaaccCATAACCTGAgaatttttacagcttttgttctatatgtatctatatatgtgtctatatgtaaattgtgaattaacgaaaatacacccaaaataacagtgcttttacacccatattatgtaaaactatacacccaacgagttatcccctgctgctggtaccctgaactaaTAACTCATaacgtgtccttgatattggctgcaatttgaatgcgccactgatgcagcatcaaaaaggtttatctgAAATATAACACACACACATTacctaaactattaacgagaaaaataaactcaattgccacaaatttaaagaacagtacttttacctcgcttaaaactttcgtcttcttcttctttgtggcatttgcgatctgtttctccagctttgaacctagcctgttttttggacgtcctcttgttcgaatccttggcgggctttgaagctcgttaacagattccaagttggcgtcttcgtgggataaagaagatgtccccttccttttggcttttaatgattccatctcggccatgacgttatcgtacgcacggtgcaaaattgcagtcagctcctccgattcggaggcaaattcgcaGATATTTTGCggacgaaaaaccaattggtcgaacctcttgcttcttggctccattagtggctcgtcgtggctgctcttgatgtgtgtgtgtcgcctctttaccttcttgctccatcgttccagtatgtatctcggtgacacttggcttacttgttcgaagcttaacacgcttagtgcgtgacggcacagtatccctctcgactcgaataataagcattggcattttacctcggctgccactgagtcgtaagtaaccacgaacttgttgaatattgagctggaaacttgttctccgacgtcgtatactgaatagcctagagcggaattctttaatctggtgatgcaattcgcctttcctctgaattgcgcttggacttccctaaactttgcgtgagtgtacacatcttgaaactgagcttcaatgcaggatttggttgcacacggtataagcgtatgaaaatctgcagcatctgattctctctctgcttgctcgttgcttccgaggcaattatcgtattgtttgacgaactgaataagcgagctgttccgggtgatatacttgttaaaaaatgaatgcatgctctcgctcctttgtgtgcttctcatccctgtccAAAAGTGctgatccagatagataggaacccatatgtgacggtcttcgtacagatctgcataatacacccaaacacaggcTGTAAATACACCCGAGGGGACatacaatttacacctctgctgcagattttaaaaagacattacctgaaagccacttgttgtccgcaagaccaaaattcagcagaaaatcgttccaattcctatcgaatgagtctttgctatgagagttccaaacaacttggctcatttcttgttcgatatcggcatgtcccttgtacccgtttaatttgcttggaatcttcttcatgatgtgccaaatacaccagcggtgaactgttgttggcatacaggcctctaaagcccttttcatggatgcgcactgatcggtgagaaaccctttcggagcgtttcctcccatgcaacgaagccagctttgaaataaccatttgaatgattcaatttcttcgttcttcatcaaagagcatccgagaagtgttgattgaccgtggtgattcaccccgacaaaagaaccacagaccaaattatacctaaaacaaattaccatggtccagaatgcaaaatcattagttACACCTTAACAAATGCTTCGCATACACCCAatgaaacagccaatatacacctctgatgcggattcgtaaaaataaattaatttagcatcataaacaggggcagtttgttacctgtttgtgttgtaggtggtgtcgaatgaaatgacgtctccgaaatactcaaaggcggttctgcttcttgcatcggcccaaaaagccagcttaatcgattgatcctcttcgagttggagctcaaaaaagaaattcggattcttctctttcattcttaacaaatatttcccgaattcctttgcatcttcttgttcggaaacattccgcacttccctggtaatgtaattcctcacgtccttttcgataaaatttagctcgcggtgacccccagcagccgcaacaaatgattggtaggttttgctaggtctgataccggcctcctcgttattctctatcgtacgacgaatggacatgcttagttccctgtgttgtttgagcatctctgctttacttggacagcaggggtatgaatgatccagcacaacctttgaaatgatccaagcaccgacatccttcaatgtgtgtatataaattcttgcaggacagtttaaaccggctgtcggattggtcttctcggtcggagatattttagatttccattttccctctctgctacatgtaatcagttggttcttaatctcgtttcccttcctatttgtgcaccgaactcttgtagagaaacctgcagccttggcgtagtttctgtaaaatttttcagcatcttcaagggtggtaaaggtcattccgacctttggaacaagctcgtcatcaacaactGAGAGAGGCTGCAAAATACACCGTGTCAAAACtgtgaatacacccatagatatgattcaaatacacccaatcatgtctaataCGATACAACTCAACTATAGAATGACttttaaagccataaactgtaaatacacagccTGCAGATATACACCatctcaaaaactaaaaacacacctaATCATGTCTGATACACCTGAACAACAATAagtcaattaaaataacaaaaaatcagtaaagtgtagatacacccacacttctagctaaaatacacccaaacaagaATTGATCTACACTCGAGCGTCTGCTACAAATTCTAGGTAATTAATCACAACTAATACATTGAATCGACAGATTCAGGTAAACGTGTTactttcacagtcaatgttcagcaATCTTTCAACTACACAATGGTATACAAATTACTGAAAGAAAATTCATACTAATCCTATGTAAATCAAACTTCAGGGACTTCGTTAGATTCTGactcataatccacttcgcctgcattcagctgacaatctgaggttgaatgatccattatcttcaaaacgagatcaaactttgatttcagaaaacaacaaatcaaaaatagaaaacgaagctcgagttgcagagagagaaaaaggtaaCCTAAACGAAGAAGATGCTagtgagaaaaggagaggaaaagaacgatggagaagaaggagggaagacgcgcgagaagaagaacaacgaaatctcaaaataacgaaaacgaaaagggaaagaaatattttaaatctggtagttagatatacgcgcgatgttatatagcgcgtgtaatcaacgtacCTGAAGCAGcgcatattttgattttattgtttaatgaacttgtaaagcatacaagccattagggcttgtatgcagagcttttccatTTTATTTAAGGTAATAATTATTCCGGCATTTTCCTAAAATAGGAAATAAATTGtcatttttcatgcattattgtatAATAAGTTTGTTTTGAACATTTTTAACACATGAAATAATCATACATTTAACTAAGTCAATATATAATTaaagtttaaataaaaataaacttttttattatatagGTATTTCTCAATTTTTATGGTATCATGAGAATAAAAATGTTGTAATGATAAGTTAATTATCTAGAGTTTAATTCAAATACGATAAtctatattcaaataaaatatatagacaGATTTATTTAATGTGTTAAATAAAGTACAATTAAGTTTATTAgaagataatatataaaaaaaggcaATTTATTCTCTAATTTTCAAAGAGTATTGGTGATTACCTTTATTCAAGATATATTCATACATTGTTGATTTCACCGTAAATTGTTAGGATTTTCCTACTATGATTTGGGTGTGCTTGTTTTAGAAAATCGATTGAGAATCTAACtcattcttttaattaaaaattcaaaatttttatcttttcaatatttttgaaaaataacatatatatttagaCTTTTACTCAGTTGAATATTAGAACGATAATTAGGAGAATAAATTAAGTGTTtcaatcattaattttttttaatttttgaacttGGAACCGTGAGATTAGACGTCCTGAAGCACCCTGCTAGACGTAGATTTTTATAGATGAAGCTTTGCCTGAAGTTGAGCTGCACATAAATGGTCTGAACCTGAATGCATGTATGGCTGCAAATTTCAGTGTCATACTCCTTCTCCTGATTTCTACTTCCATTGCTAATTGTCGTTTTCTTTACTCTGGCAGCAATCTCTTTAACAGTTAACATTGATTTGGACTGCTTAGCAGCATCCATATAATAATAAACATAGTTAGAGTAGTCAGTTTATTATGTGTCACTATTTAACAAAAGTAGTAAAGCACAAAGAATATTTAACTTGAGTTCAATCATATTCTCTCCATATATTTTCCTGCTAAATTGTTCAATACAAACAGAACAACTAGATAAATGATGATATAAACCTTCATACTTTTACAttcgtttttcatttttttattttagctgTTTTTGGTCGGAACCTTAATATTTGAAGTCTTCATGAATGGTTCCATCTTGGGTAAAAAAGTCTTCTTTAACATTTCTAGCCAAGGGTAGATACTAAAGTTGCTCCTATTAATCAGTTCATCCTTTCAGACATAAAGTTGTATAATTAATATGATAACCCGCAGCAAaaatcttatatatttttttttcaatcattcTTTCACTTTTTTGGGCCCTCTTTGGAGAAATAAAACGGAAAAGGCCATGCTGCATTGTCAAGTCATTAGTCACAAGTCACAACCCAGCCACAGTGACATCTTTTAATTACTATAACCAATTATATTATACTAATTTGCATGGTAATGATAGTTCTGTACATATATCAACGCATGTTTTAGTATATAAACTTCTTCCCACACCCCGTCCCCCCCAAAAAATGCAGCAAACAGATAGAATCTGTTTCATCAGAAATCATCACTTCATGTTCAACAAGTTTCACTCAGATAGAAGATGGGTACTATGCATACAGTTACAAAGTAGAttagaattctgaacaaaactaGCTGATACAAATACTCATTAATCATGGGAGCAGAGGAGCATTACGATACATCTTCTAAGTATATAAAACCTTCCTCTACCTTCTTTGAGAAGATCACCCATTCCTTTGCCCATAATCCttcttttagatactctaatactcTCAGATGTTTCTATCTTCATCTTCTCCTCTGCATATATCAACTTGGGATTCTGATGCTTGTTTCCTCCTTGGTCTTTCTGAAACATGTAGTGGTGTACTTTTTTACAACTTTTCCTTGTGTTCTGAGTATGCTTTTCTAATGTGATGAAAATATATCACCTTTTTTATTTGGGGGAGCTCTGGGGTGGTGTTGAATGAAGTTTCAACATGCGGTGATGATTGAATTGCATGAAAAAGAAGGGGGGGTTGGGTTAAAtaggaagaaaaataataaatataaaaaaaaaaaaaagagggagaggGGGTTGTGGTGGTCCTGTGGTTATGGCTCTCCCTGGTCGCCAAGGAAGAAACCAAACGTGGGATTTTGTGGTTGATCATATGTGATGTCCCAGCTATCTCACCAGGGAGCTACACTTTGGGTCCCAACACTTACTGGcaagcaacaataataaaaagaaaggaaTGTTCAAAGTCACACCCATAAGCACTCTCTCTGTCTTTATCTTTTACTTTGGCTTCTTTTTTTATCTATCCTCATGACTTACCAAAAAGGATGTTAGGCGTACTACTTCAGTGCACGAGATTCCTATCATTATGTTGGATGGACATAGTCTTCAATATTAGTCTTAATTATGTTAGCCAGATTTATGTATGTATACTTTTCTAGCTTTCTTTCCCCCACTCACCCTCATACCCTTCTTATGCAATGGGCCAGTGGCTACTGGCTAGTACTTCAATCCACTCATCATCAAACTGAAACTAAAAGTTAACTTTTTGGAATAAATTGATTAGTTAGATAAAGTCAAGCTAAGACTAATAGAATATACGTCAAAATCACTTCTAACTTAATAAGCTTTAAAAGCACACCTACGCTCAATCACAAAGCTATATTATTAGTTTTCAATGGGTATCGGTTGTAATTTCATTTCGATGAAGCATAGTAACTGGCTTTTTGTCCTGATATCCCTACCAAATGTCACTGTTTTCAAGATAAAATGAAATTCTTTGGGGGCTTTGAAGCAAAACATTTTCCATAGTATGTATgtattttcaaatatgaataattggTAGTCATATATGATTAGTGTAAATGCCAGCTTGGAAACCTCTTGGAGAACACTACTCCTTGATTGAATTTCTAATAGAATGACCTTTAATACACCTCATTAAACTTATATTATCAACTCATCCACACATCCTAGTTCTGTAACAAGACAGTAATCCCCCTCAGATGACGACGGATTCTATTATTGTAATGGATCATATGGCATCAACAGAGGACTAAAAGAGAATACAGTATAAAGAGAATAAGGGGTTAGAGTCTTTTACTGTTTTCTCTAGTGATCCACAACTGGTTTGATTAAACCTACACGAACAAAAAGGAGAGACATAACACCCATAGAACTTGAGCTTTTGCTGGGATGCTAAAGTTTAAAGCCTTCTTTCCTAGTTGGGTGGTGTAAGCTCAGAAACGACACTTCCAATACAGGAAAATTGTATTGGTATAACAACTTGATTGTGCAGATCAGCTTTACTCAACAATGTATCAGTGATATTTTAGGTAATCTAGTTAACATGACAACTAGATAGACTAATCTCTCTCGTCTTTCTTTTTTGTTAAACGGGGGTAATTCATGACTTCACAAAGCGGTTAAAGCTAAGAATTAGTTTACCTAGAAGAGATAAGCACGTGATTTGCATGCCCCTGCTCTTTTCATCACCCATATTATTtgttctattttatatatatggtcTTCCTTTATTGAGTTCTATATTAAGAATTAATATACATGGCTAGCAATAGCAAACATGATAGGGGGACAAGTGATATAAACCTACGTGCGAGAGAATAGCGGAGGTGGAATACCATGTAGAATTCACCTACTAGTCTAGTGGTTCCAAATACAAACTATATTTATATGGGATGGACAACATCAGAGAACTCTACCAGATCTTGCTAACAGCAATACATTAAAATAGAAGAGACATATTTATACGGTGTCAAAATCTTGCACGTGATTTTCACGTGATGAACATGGCCAGTGTCTCTGACGTGGAAGACAAGGTTTGTTTAATTTGTTGCTTTGCTTATTTCATTTCTTTAGACCACAGACTCCTTTCCTTGGCTGTGAGAGAGCTTCCTGTTGTTTTCGTTGTATTCGTTTGCCCTTAGACTTAGACGAACTATTACTAGCCAGTAGGACCACTGTTTCATCACTTTACGACGATTTGGAAAGTTTTGATAATATGCCAAGTTACCAACAACGAACTGTCACATATACGTGTAAATGGTGTAATACCATCACACATTTTTAATGACCATTCAGGTTGAAATAATACACCCCAAAAACTTCCAcatcaatttaatttatattggCTATTGAAATGGATTGCCAGGCTACAATGAACCTGATTTTCACTCTTTTGACAATTGAAAAGGCCTGAATTAATGTTGACAAATCATTAATCTTTGTTGAATATAGGTATCAATTTGAACATAGTAAATTTTCAGTCTAAGATATTACTATTTAAATAGAGATAATATTTGTATATCTAAATTAATGTCTCAGTTCCTTACATATTTTTATCTCATTTTTTTCTtacttaaatttaaaatagagtCTAAACTAAACACAAATGGAAGTGTATAAACGACATTAACTCTGTTTAATTGGGTGTATTTTACTTATTGCTGTATTTTACATTATAAGTATGCAGCCAAACAATTGAAACTCGAGACTATGACAGCTTGAAGAAATTCAAGTAGGACAGAATGGAAGTTGAGTTTAGATATAAGCCTGTTTAAGTGGCATAAATTTGTAATTTGCAATAACGAATAAGTTTACCACTCATCAACTTTAATGACAATAATAAGCTGAAAGGTCCAGTTTGTTTCTTACTGTTATATTGAAGCAGAACCAATGCATGAATAACGGGTCCCATACACTGAAATGGATAGTGACATAACAGTCTACACTATTGCGTACCGTGGAGTGTCAACAAGGAAGAAAGTGGAAGGGCATGAAAACCGGACCCCTCTCAAAAAAGCAACTTGAATGCGCACATTTGTCATATTGATAGCCAAGATGATGAAATGGGCAAGTCTCTTTTCAGGTACGAACGATGTCGAACAGTCCCTACGGGGGAAAAGAATTAGAGAGTACGAAATTGAACGATTTATTATTGTAATGTTATCGTACAAATTCAGAATCGATAATAAGCATATGAAGTCTTGATGGTTTGACTAATGACTTTGGCAAGTGGCCACACGTGAATCAGCTTAAACCTGAGGTGCCAACTGTATCCAAACATGAAAAGCTGCATTACCTCTAACAGCTTGATGCCTGGAAAGCTCATGCTCAAGAAAAAAAACTATCTTTCAGGGACCCATTCACCTGCAAAATTCAATGGAGTAACAGCAGATGCTTCATGCTCTTCTAGGTCTTGATACAGTTGCTGCATTTGGCTGGCACCTGGGACGTTGTGAAGACCATGACTTAGTCTAGCTTCAATATCAAACATATACAGTAACCATTTACTTGCTAGTCACGATTCATAACAAATTAGCTTTGAAGTCACATGGATGAAAATGACATATCACGTTGCTAATTCGTGATCTACAACGGGCTACGTTTCTGACACTGTTTTATCATTCTTATCACTCGCCAGACATGAGAACTACTACACGCTGTCTGCTAATTTCTTTAATCGCGAACTCTGTTCCACCATATAACTTTCCATATCCGTATCTAAATACCTCTATCGATAATGAACAAAATTGACAACATAAAAGCCCAGATGTATGCATTAATTGTTTACGGAAAGGAATATACAGTTACTGGTCCCAATTGCTGAAAGTAGTGTATTCTTCAAATCATTGATATCCTTGAGCAATTTCTCATTTTCCCAGTTCCTCCTCTGTATCTCAACTTCTAATGCTGCAATAGTCGTAGGTAAGTGGGTAGTAAAAGTTAAAATTACAACGCATCACTGTTCAATACTCAAATTCTAATATTCGGTCATTAACTCTTAATAAATCTGTTTTGCCAAAACGTATGCAGCTGTGTTTACTTCTATAGAACTTAATTCCCCATGCAAGTCTAATATCAATAGAGAGATTTACCTGAATTTGAACTATGAAGATCTTCAAGTATTTCCTCAACAAATGCCAAAACCGAATTTTTCAAAACATCATTTTTCTTATCCAAAAGCTGAATTTCATTTTCAAGGGAGTGTTTCTCAGACAACAAAGTCCTTGCTTCACAATTTTCTCTTTTGTCAATATCTCTCTGAAAATCTAGACACAGCTTTGTAAACATTTCCCTACATAGAAAACATAGCGATCAGTCATAAAATAATGATTCACTGTTGCGGCCACTTCTGCTTAACCCTaattaaattttagaatgttATTGTAAATTACACAAGGGAAAAGAAAACCATGAATTTTGTCATGAAAGATGAAAACCCCAAAAGCGTAAACTAATAGTTAGAGATACATGAATAAATGGTTATATatctaacaaattttaaataggtAAAGTTCATATAGAGAGAAAACATTCATACAGTTCCTAATATATATACATTCTATTTTAGACATAGCCACATAGCAAAGAATGAGAAATGTAAAGGAATGTCAAAATTTTATTTGGTCAGCAATGGGATCATAGAAGTTATTCTCACACTAAAACTTATAACATAATTTCAACATCAAGAACTACATCTACCAATAAGAGTTTTTTTCAATACCTTTTTTCATCCATTCCATTAACAATCTCATTACGCTTCATTTTAAGAGAACCTAGCTCCTTCTCCAAGGAACTCACCGAGGCCCTGAGATCAGCTAAAACCGagaagagtaaaaaaaaaaataaagaattgtaTTACGGTACATAGATAAATCCCCAAACAACGAAGTTCTCAGTTGAAATGATTTTACAGATTATTTAACCTAAATTCAATGTTAATCAGATACTTATTGGATCGTTGCACACTTCCATGCATATTGCATGtattcaatttgtttttattaaattgaATAGTTAATGTATTACAACAAGAAATTTTACTTCAAATGCTAAAATATAACATGATGAATTTTCATTGATTTATCCAAATGAAAATTCCAACAGAAACTTTCAGCGGTCGATAATTTGATGCCGATAACTTACCAGCGACGGTGACGAATCCAACGTTCTCGAACTGTAGTATGCCACTCGTCTTGATCAGCTCGGCTTCTTTATTTTCCAGATCAATTTCAATCTCCTCGCATTTGACGATGCTCGATTCTATCTCTCGTGTTACCTGAATATTCGCCTCAATTTCTTCGTTCACCTTAATTGATCGAAGGTAGTTACTTACTTTCCGATCGAGATGACTGAATGAGAGAAGAGGCCATGTTTTCCCGTCAGATAGATCAattgaagagaagagaaaaaacctGGTCGAGCATTTCCTTCAGGGATGAAATGTGAGCGAGGATGGTTGCAGTGTCTTCCATTGCAAAGCTTGCAAACTCTACAGTGAATAGTGAAGTGATTTGTACCGCCACT
Coding sequences:
- the LOC140177450 gene encoding uncharacterized protein codes for the protein MSFPIIFQPYNLIIFKGVVNLSFFFLFRVPIQVFVPASQTTTETDFEPTPMLQIEGTTETTPETPKQLQETTPTVPPAPTKIHPDAEDAATLLMMARAASYVPKTDPGVPSFSLGLTDSSQEGASTQETEREKSPEAANLIEQLDSLVQRIASSAAKGKNTSPQIQRETGGESSAKFETPGGMNQIPDDMKQKCYIWGMRLKEDADGNTNEYEEMCTLIGQGEYILMRMHLASLQAKSGIESQIVSAICLILNNKNEKRFKEQIYCLPPDIVCMALSDHPNGKFVSPKTKKEFRVEAYPSFIPFIDRKKLTSHPYIFAPVCYSGHWWLWLIKTRKRKCQILDPLHKKAPTDERKAINKFTGYVFSRLITYAGGEPLQKGEREKEIKSPYVKISGQKTSYDCAVYVMK